From Montipora foliosa isolate CH-2021 chromosome 6, ASM3666993v2, whole genome shotgun sequence, a single genomic window includes:
- the LOC138006962 gene encoding BCL2/adenovirus E1B 19 kDa protein-interacting protein 3-like, translating to MASTVNGGSHSSSESLNGSWVKLDGSYRNGSGVQNSPVISEDGGMEDLLLEAVEEHKNASSDEKSPLGSPNQGLLGTAESVLPQEQNTDWIWEWSSRIEAQPQKEWKMKHPVAKKPKPRGTPLSIRGTKVMKRSGDLMNINFYIVVPAIVVSHLIAFGIGVYVGRRMVQVDVL from the exons ATGGCAAGTACTGTTAACGGAGGAAGCCATAGTTCCTCGGAGTCACTGAATG GATCGTGGGTGAAGCTAGATGGATCATACAGAAACGGCAGTGGAGTGCAGAATTCTCCGGTGATTTCAGAGGACGGGGGAATGGAAGATTTGCTGCTTGAAGCAGTTGAGGAACACAAAAATGCTTCAAG TGACGAAAAAAGCCCGCTTGGATCTCCGAATCAAGGTTTGTTAGGCACG GCTGAGAGTGTATTGCCCCAGGAACAAAACACTGACTGGATTTGGGAGTGGTCAAGCCGGATTGAGGCACAACCTCAAAA GGAATGGAAGATGAAGCATCCGGTGGctaaaaagcccaaacccagaGGTACACCATTGAGCATTCGAGGCACAAAAGTTATGAAAAG GAGTGGAGACCTGATGAACATCAACTTTTACATTGTTGTGCCAGCTATTGTGGTGTCCCATCTCATTGCATTTGGAATTGG AGTCTATGTGGGTCGACGCATGGTTCAAGTTGATGTATTATGA
- the LOC138006963 gene encoding BCL2/adenovirus E1B 19 kDa protein-interacting protein 3-like, translated as MASTVNGGSHSSSESLNGSWVKLDGSYRNGSGVQNSPVISEDGGMEDLLLEAVEEHKNASSDEKSPLGSPNQGLLGTAESVLPQEQNTDWIWEWSSRIEAQPQK; from the exons ATGGCAAGTACTGTTAACGGAGGAAGCCATAGTTCCTCGGAGTCACTGAATG GATCGTGGGTGAAGCTAGATGGATCATACAGAAACGGCAGTGGAGTGCAGAATTCTCCGGTGATTTCAGAGGACGGGGGAATGGAAGATTTGCTGCTTGAAGCAGTTGAGGAACACAAAAATGCTTCAAG TGACGAAAAAAGCCCGCTTGGATCTCCGAATCAAGGTTTGTTAGGCACG GCTGAGAGTGTATTGCCCCAGGAACAAAACACTGACTGGATTTGGGAGTGGTCAAGCCGGATTGAGGCACAACCTCAAAAGTAA